The Candidatus Accumulibacter similis genome has a segment encoding these proteins:
- the hypF gene encoding carbamoyltransferase HypF, whose amino-acid sequence MSEAMVCRNIRVSGVVQGVGFRPFVWRLARELGLAGWVRNDSRGVEIEVRGAAEQVMSLVERLQREAPPLARINSVVARDTSPARAGEGFVIIDSRSGRAATMIGHDTAVCRDCLAEMFDPGSRRWRHAFTNCTNCGPRYTISRGLPYDRSRTSLKPFPMCARCQAEYRRPDDRRFHAEANCCPKCGPQLFLLDSEGHRLAGDPLAMTLDLLREGRIVAIKGLGGFHLVCDARNAVAVSLLRERKQREQKPFVVMVANPASAAAFVQMGIGEPGLLTLPTRPAILIRKRSGCDAALPGVAPGLAWLGVMLPYTPLHFLLFHEAARRPAGLGWLERAQDMALVMTSANPGGEPLVIGNSEALLRLYGIADAFLMHDRDIVTRCDDSVARITSNGLQFIRRARGYTPRAIKLPRSGPSVLALGGWFKNTICVTRGDEAFVSQHVGDLDNAAACDFLDETVAQMIRLLGVEPAIVAHDLHPDFHSTRFAAEFAQQLRLPLLGVQHHHAHVAAVLAEHGIEGCTLALSLDGVGMGTDGAAWGGELLQVDGARFERVGHLQPLALAGGDRAATEPWRMAAAVLHRLGRNAEICERFAEQQAAQAVAQMLAGDIHCPPTSSMGRMFDAAAGLLGIKAVMAYEGQAAMLLESMAQRYGDVLPLDQCWTISDGRLDLLPMLGVLADEKDAERGAALFHATLAAALADWLRVLAPEARTVVGSGGCFLNQVLMRGLRARLGAKGMQLVEARQVPPNDGGLSVGQAWVALQHLASQ is encoded by the coding sequence ATGTCAGAGGCGATGGTTTGCCGGAACATCCGCGTCAGCGGTGTCGTCCAGGGAGTCGGTTTTCGCCCCTTCGTCTGGCGTCTGGCGAGGGAACTGGGCCTTGCCGGCTGGGTGCGCAACGATTCGCGTGGCGTCGAGATCGAAGTGCGTGGCGCCGCGGAGCAGGTGATGTCGCTGGTCGAGCGTCTGCAGCGGGAGGCGCCGCCACTGGCACGGATCAATTCGGTGGTGGCGCGCGATACGTCACCGGCGCGGGCCGGCGAGGGCTTCGTCATCATCGACAGCCGCAGCGGTCGGGCGGCGACGATGATCGGCCATGACACGGCCGTCTGCCGCGACTGCCTGGCCGAGATGTTCGATCCCGGCAGCCGCCGCTGGCGACATGCCTTCACCAACTGCACCAACTGTGGGCCGCGCTACACGATCAGCCGCGGCCTGCCCTACGACCGCTCACGCACCAGCCTCAAGCCCTTCCCGATGTGCGCGCGCTGCCAGGCAGAGTACCGTCGTCCCGACGACAGGCGCTTCCATGCCGAGGCCAACTGCTGTCCGAAGTGCGGGCCACAACTCTTCCTGCTCGACAGCGAGGGACACCGGCTCGCCGGCGATCCGCTCGCGATGACGCTGGACCTGCTGCGCGAGGGCCGCATCGTCGCCATCAAGGGTCTCGGCGGTTTTCATCTCGTCTGCGACGCGCGCAATGCCGTCGCCGTGTCGCTCCTGCGCGAACGCAAGCAGCGCGAGCAGAAGCCGTTCGTGGTGATGGTCGCCAATCCGGCCTCGGCGGCCGCCTTCGTCCAGATGGGCATCGGCGAGCCGGGCCTGCTGACACTGCCGACCCGGCCAGCGATCCTGATCAGGAAGCGCAGCGGTTGCGACGCCGCGTTGCCGGGCGTCGCGCCCGGGCTCGCCTGGCTCGGCGTCATGCTGCCGTACACACCGCTGCACTTCCTGCTCTTCCACGAAGCGGCAAGGCGCCCGGCAGGACTCGGCTGGCTCGAGCGGGCGCAGGACATGGCGCTGGTGATGACCAGTGCCAATCCCGGTGGCGAGCCGCTGGTGATCGGCAACAGCGAAGCGCTGCTGCGGCTCTACGGCATCGCCGATGCCTTCCTGATGCACGACCGTGACATCGTCACGCGTTGCGACGACAGCGTCGCGCGCATCACCAGCAACGGTCTGCAGTTCATCCGGCGCGCGCGCGGCTACACGCCGCGGGCGATCAAGCTGCCACGCTCGGGACCGTCGGTGCTGGCGCTGGGGGGCTGGTTCAAGAACACGATCTGCGTCACCCGTGGTGACGAGGCGTTCGTCTCGCAACATGTCGGCGACCTCGACAACGCCGCCGCCTGCGACTTCCTCGACGAGACCGTGGCGCAGATGATCCGGCTGCTCGGCGTCGAACCGGCTATCGTCGCGCACGATCTGCACCCGGATTTTCATTCGACGCGCTTTGCCGCCGAGTTTGCGCAGCAACTGCGCCTGCCGTTGCTCGGCGTGCAGCACCACCACGCCCATGTCGCCGCCGTACTGGCGGAACACGGCATCGAGGGCTGCACGCTGGCCCTGTCGCTCGACGGCGTTGGCATGGGGACCGACGGGGCGGCCTGGGGTGGCGAACTGCTGCAGGTGGACGGCGCCCGCTTCGAGCGCGTTGGGCACCTGCAGCCGCTGGCGCTGGCGGGAGGCGACCGCGCCGCCACTGAACCCTGGCGAATGGCGGCGGCCGTGCTGCATCGTCTGGGCCGCAATGCGGAGATCTGCGAACGCTTCGCCGAGCAGCAGGCAGCGCAGGCGGTGGCACAGATGCTCGCCGGTGACATCCATTGCCCGCCGACTTCGAGCATGGGACGGATGTTCGATGCGGCTGCCGGGCTGCTCGGCATCAAGGCGGTGATGGCCTACGAGGGCCAGGCGGCAATGCTGCTCGAGAGCATGGCGCAGCGCTACGGCGACGTGCTGCCGCTCGACCAGTGCTGGACGATCAGCGACGGCAGGCTCGATCTGCTGCCGATGCTCGGCGTTCTCGCCGACGAGAAGGACGCCGAGCGCGGTGCGGCGCTGTTCCATGCGACACTGGCGGCCGCCCTCGCCGACTGGCTGCGCGTGCTGGCGCCCGAGGCACGGACGGTGGTCGGCAGCGGCGGCTGCTTCCTCAACCAGGTGTTGATGCGCGGACTGCGTGCCCGGCTGGGAGCGAAGGGCATGCAGCTCGTCGAGGCGCGCCAGGTTCCACCCAACGATGGTGGCCTGTCGGTCGGTCAGGCCTGGGTCGCGCTGCAGCACCTCGCGAGTCAGTAG
- a CDS encoding HypC/HybG/HupF family hydrogenase formation chaperone, which produces MCLALPCRVVQLLPGEQAMVDIGGVGKEVSLALVDDVAVGDYVIVHVGYALTRLDPDEAGKTLALFAELGVAAVQEPTAWTA; this is translated from the coding sequence ATGTGTCTCGCACTGCCCTGTCGAGTGGTCCAGCTGCTGCCCGGCGAGCAGGCGATGGTCGACATCGGCGGCGTCGGCAAGGAGGTCTCGCTGGCACTCGTCGACGACGTCGCTGTCGGAGATTACGTGATCGTGCATGTCGGCTACGCGCTGACCCGCCTCGATCCGGACGAAGCCGGGAAAACCCTGGCGCTGTTTGCCGAGTTGGGCGTGGCGGCCGTGCAGGAGCCGACAGCCTGGACCGCCTGA
- the dacB gene encoding D-alanyl-D-alanine carboxypeptidase/D-alanyl-D-alanine-endopeptidase, whose amino-acid sequence MPPAVSRALEQAGIPARSVGIVVQAVDGGTPLLAHNARQPLNPASAMKLLTTYAGLELLGPAHTWRTEALGEAAARDGRLDGNLYLRGSGDPRLGLEQFWLLLRQIRLRGVGEIRGDVVLDRSAFAVGEHDPGAFDGQPLRPYNAGPDALLVNLASIRLTLQADPSHAAVRVIAETPSDGLRVSNRLSLGREACGDWREQIRPTVSGQTIELAGSFPASCGEKALHLMPWTADAQVEGLFRALWNELGGSFSGRVRAGRTPATASVVAIQESPPLAEVVREINKYSNNVMARQLFLSLDGERPATAEGARRQVGSWLQAKGLKMPELVLDNGSGLSRSERISADSLAQLLRVAWQSPVMPEFVASLPLAGVDGTLRKRLNGSAAVGRAHLKTGYLEGVRAVAGYLLDQGGRRWIVVCLINDPKARLGKPVIDALLQWLAER is encoded by the coding sequence CTGCCGCCCGCCGTCAGCCGCGCACTCGAGCAGGCGGGAATCCCAGCCCGCTCGGTCGGCATAGTCGTGCAGGCGGTCGACGGCGGGACGCCGCTGCTCGCGCACAACGCGCGGCAGCCGCTCAACCCGGCGTCGGCGATGAAGCTGCTGACGACCTATGCAGGCCTCGAGCTCCTCGGACCGGCCCACACCTGGCGCACCGAGGCACTCGGCGAGGCTGCGGCCCGCGACGGCCGGCTGGATGGCAACCTCTACCTGCGCGGCAGCGGCGATCCGCGGCTCGGCCTGGAACAGTTCTGGCTGCTGCTGCGGCAGATTCGTCTGCGCGGCGTCGGCGAGATCAGGGGCGACGTGGTGCTCGACCGCAGCGCCTTTGCCGTCGGCGAACACGATCCGGGCGCCTTCGACGGCCAGCCGCTGCGCCCCTACAACGCGGGTCCCGACGCGCTGCTGGTCAACCTCGCGAGCATCCGGCTGACGCTGCAGGCAGACCCGTCACACGCGGCGGTCCGGGTGATTGCCGAAACGCCGAGCGATGGCCTGCGCGTCAGCAATCGCCTCAGCCTCGGCCGCGAAGCCTGCGGCGACTGGCGCGAGCAGATCAGGCCCACGGTCAGCGGCCAGACGATCGAACTTGCCGGCAGCTTTCCGGCGAGCTGCGGCGAGAAGGCGCTGCATCTCATGCCGTGGACCGCGGATGCACAGGTTGAGGGGCTCTTCCGCGCACTCTGGAACGAGCTTGGCGGCAGCTTCAGCGGGCGTGTGCGCGCCGGGCGGACACCCGCGACGGCCAGCGTCGTCGCCATCCAGGAATCACCGCCACTCGCCGAGGTGGTACGCGAGATCAACAAGTACAGCAACAACGTCATGGCCCGCCAACTGTTCCTCAGCCTCGATGGCGAGCGTCCCGCCACCGCCGAGGGTGCGCGCCGGCAGGTCGGCTCCTGGCTGCAGGCGAAGGGCCTGAAGATGCCCGAACTGGTGCTCGACAACGGTTCGGGGCTGTCGCGCAGCGAGCGCATCTCGGCCGACTCGCTGGCGCAGCTGCTGCGCGTCGCCTGGCAGAGCCCCGTCATGCCCGAGTTCGTCGCCTCGCTGCCGCTTGCCGGAGTGGACGGCACGCTGCGCAAGCGCCTCAACGGCAGTGCCGCCGTCGGCAGGGCGCATCTCAAGACCGGCTACCTCGAGGGCGTGCGCGCAGTCGCCGGCTACCTGCTCGATCAGGGCGGCAGGCGCTGGATCGTCGTCTGCCTCATCAACGACCCGAAAGCAAGGCTTGGCAAACCGGTGATCGACGCCCTGCTGCAGTGGCTGGCGGAGCGCTGA
- a CDS encoding sigma-54-dependent Fis family transcriptional regulator yields the protein MTGNPRPRLPTVLVVDDELRSQEALRRTLDEDFEVFTAANADEAQRIMESEWVQIIVCDQRMPGTSGVEFLRRVRSQWPDTLRIILSGYTDAEDIIAGVNEAGIYQYLLKPWQPEQLLLTLQTAANVHRLQQENQRLSLELRTAEPVLARRVDSRQERARREFALDGLIRSPQSPLNAVCELVERIAPFDLSVLISGESGTGKEMLARAIHYRSRRADRAFVVEHCGALPDQLLEAELFGYKRGAFTGAYEDRSGRFQQADGGTIFLDEIGDTSPVFQVKLLRVLQEGEFRPLGAARPQSVDVRVVAATHHDLEAEVRAGTFREDLYYRLATVTLRVPPLRERAMDIPLLADRLLDASQKFLGKKVAGFSTEALACLAAYPWPGNVRELQNEILRMLALADTPQLGADLLAPRILRTPSVNQQEDALLELMPLTGGIRERMEALEARVLKETLIRHRWNKSRAASELGLSRVGLRSKLVRYGLARG from the coding sequence ATGACCGGCAATCCGAGACCGCGCCTGCCGACCGTGCTCGTCGTCGACGACGAGCTGCGCTCGCAGGAAGCGCTGCGGCGCACGCTCGACGAGGACTTCGAGGTCTTCACCGCGGCGAACGCCGATGAAGCGCAGCGCATCATGGAAAGCGAGTGGGTGCAGATCATCGTCTGCGACCAGCGCATGCCCGGGACGAGCGGCGTCGAGTTCCTGCGGCGGGTGCGCAGCCAGTGGCCGGACACCCTGCGCATCATCCTCTCGGGTTACACCGATGCCGAGGACATCATTGCCGGTGTCAATGAGGCCGGCATTTACCAGTACCTGCTCAAGCCCTGGCAGCCCGAACAACTGCTGCTGACGCTGCAGACCGCGGCCAACGTTCACCGCCTGCAGCAGGAAAATCAGCGCCTGTCGCTCGAACTGCGGACGGCGGAGCCGGTGCTGGCGCGGCGGGTCGACAGCAGGCAGGAACGTGCTCGCCGCGAGTTCGCTCTCGACGGTCTGATCCGCAGCCCGCAGAGCCCGCTGAACGCCGTCTGTGAGCTCGTCGAGCGCATCGCGCCCTTCGACCTGTCGGTGCTGATCAGCGGCGAATCGGGAACCGGCAAGGAGATGCTTGCGCGCGCCATCCACTACCGCAGCCGGCGCGCCGACAGGGCGTTCGTCGTCGAGCACTGCGGTGCACTGCCGGACCAGTTGCTCGAGGCCGAACTCTTCGGCTACAAGCGTGGCGCCTTCACCGGCGCCTACGAGGATCGCAGTGGTCGCTTCCAGCAGGCCGATGGCGGCACCATCTTCCTCGACGAGATCGGCGATACCAGCCCGGTTTTCCAGGTCAAGCTGCTGCGCGTGCTGCAGGAGGGAGAGTTCCGGCCACTCGGTGCGGCGCGGCCGCAGTCGGTCGATGTGCGCGTCGTCGCTGCGACGCACCACGATCTCGAGGCCGAGGTGCGTGCCGGTACATTCCGCGAGGATCTCTACTATCGGCTGGCGACCGTGACGCTGCGCGTGCCGCCGCTACGGGAGCGCGCGATGGACATCCCGCTGCTCGCCGACCGCCTGCTCGATGCCAGTCAGAAGTTCCTGGGCAAGAAGGTTGCCGGTTTCAGCACCGAAGCGCTGGCCTGCCTGGCCGCCTACCCGTGGCCGGGCAACGTGCGCGAACTGCAGAACGAGATCCTGCGCATGCTCGCCCTCGCCGATACGCCGCAACTCGGCGCCGACCTGCTGGCGCCGCGAATCCTGCGCACGCCGTCGGTGAATCAGCAGGAAGACGCTCTGCTCGAGCTGATGCCGCTGACGGGTGGCATCAGGGAGCGCATGGAGGCGCTCGAGGCGCGTGTCCTCAAGGAGACGCTGATTCGCCACCGCTGGAACAAGTCGCGGGCGGCGAGTGAGCTCGGCCTGTCGCGCGTCGGCCTGCGCAGCAAGCTCGTGCGTTACGGGCTGGCGCGCGGATGA
- a CDS encoding HupU protein, translating into MKLIWLQAAGCGGCTQSLLGGDGRSGVLALLADSGIELCFHPGLSEASGNETLALLGAAVAGDLPFDLLCIEGALLRGPNGSGRFQTLARRPLIEWVQALAPRARHVLAIGTCSAYGGIIAAGENRSEACGLQFDGDQQGGLLGVDFRSRSGLPVINVAGCPTHPGWVVDTLLALALDALAAADLDAWRRPRFYTEQLVHHGCPRNEYYEFKASAQKPSDLGCLMENLGCKGTQANADCNLRPWHGVGSCLRGGFACISCTEPGFEEPGHPFMETAKVAGIPTGLPVDMPKAWFVALAALSKSATPKRVRENSRSDHPLIAPAVRKRGGK; encoded by the coding sequence ATGAAGCTCATCTGGCTGCAGGCGGCAGGCTGCGGGGGCTGCACGCAGTCGCTGCTCGGTGGCGACGGCCGCAGCGGTGTCCTGGCGCTACTGGCGGACAGCGGCATCGAGCTGTGTTTTCACCCCGGGCTGTCGGAGGCGAGCGGCAACGAGACGCTGGCGCTGCTCGGCGCCGCTGTCGCTGGCGACCTGCCGTTCGACCTGCTGTGCATCGAAGGCGCGCTCCTGCGTGGTCCGAATGGCAGCGGTCGCTTCCAGACGCTGGCCCGCCGGCCGCTGATCGAGTGGGTGCAGGCGCTCGCGCCGCGTGCTCGGCATGTGCTGGCGATCGGTACCTGCAGCGCTTACGGCGGCATCATTGCGGCGGGCGAGAACCGCAGCGAGGCGTGTGGACTGCAGTTCGACGGCGACCAGCAGGGGGGTCTGCTTGGCGTCGACTTCCGTTCGCGTTCGGGTTTGCCGGTGATCAACGTCGCAGGCTGTCCGACGCATCCCGGCTGGGTGGTCGACACGCTGCTCGCCCTGGCGCTCGATGCGCTAGCTGCAGCCGACCTCGATGCCTGGCGGCGACCGCGCTTCTACACCGAGCAACTGGTGCATCACGGCTGTCCGCGCAACGAGTACTACGAGTTCAAGGCCAGCGCCCAGAAGCCCTCGGACCTCGGCTGTCTGATGGAGAACCTGGGCTGCAAGGGGACACAGGCCAACGCCGACTGCAACCTGCGGCCGTGGCACGGCGTCGGCTCCTGCCTGCGCGGCGGTTTTGCCTGCATTTCATGCACCGAGCCAGGGTTCGAGGAACCCGGTCATCCGTTCATGGAGACCGCCAAGGTCGCCGGCATCCCGACCGGGTTGCCGGTGGACATGCCGAAAGCCTGGTTCGTCGCGCTGGCAGCGCTCTCCAAGTCGGCGACGCCGAAACGGGTGCGCGAGAATTCGCGTTCCGATCACCCGCTGATCGCGCCGGCAGTCCGCAAGCGCGGTGGCAAGTGA
- the hypD gene encoding hydrogenase formation protein HypD, with protein MKFIDEFRDRDLARGLASAIRQAAQPRRDYHFMEFCGGHTHAIARYGVSDLLPANVRMVHGPGCPVCVLPIGRIDMAIRLATDEGVILCSYGDPLRVPASGGLSLLRAKAALGGGGEIRMIYSCADALRLAQENPQRQVVFFAIGFETTTPPTAVAIRQAQALGLKNFSVLCCHVLTPAAIASILESPEVRQWGSVRLDGFIGPAHVSTIIGSRPYEFFAAEYRKPVVIAGFEPLDVMQAVLMLIAQVNAGRAVVENEFARAVTRDGNRKAQQLVAEVFELRRSFAWRGLGELPYSALRIRSDFADFDAERRFPISYQAVPDHPACECGAVLRGARRPQDCRIFGSVCTPENPIGSCMVSSEGACAAHYSFGRFADAAVAP; from the coding sequence ATGAAGTTCATCGACGAATTCCGCGACCGGGATCTGGCTCGCGGGCTGGCGTCGGCGATCCGCCAGGCGGCGCAGCCGCGGCGCGACTATCACTTCATGGAGTTCTGCGGCGGCCACACACATGCGATTGCCCGTTACGGCGTCAGCGACCTGCTGCCGGCGAACGTGCGCATGGTCCACGGTCCCGGTTGCCCGGTCTGCGTGCTGCCGATCGGCCGCATCGACATGGCGATCCGCCTGGCGACGGACGAGGGCGTCATCCTCTGCAGCTATGGCGACCCGCTGCGCGTGCCGGCTTCCGGCGGCCTGTCGCTGCTGCGGGCGAAGGCCGCGCTGGGTGGTGGCGGCGAAATCCGGATGATCTATTCCTGCGCCGACGCGCTGCGTCTGGCACAGGAGAACCCGCAGCGCCAGGTGGTCTTCTTCGCCATCGGCTTCGAGACGACGACGCCGCCGACGGCCGTCGCCATCAGGCAGGCGCAAGCGCTCGGGTTGAAGAACTTCTCGGTGCTTTGCTGCCATGTGCTGACGCCGGCGGCGATCGCCAGCATCCTCGAGTCACCGGAAGTGCGCCAGTGGGGCAGTGTCCGGCTCGATGGCTTCATCGGCCCGGCACACGTGTCGACGATCATCGGCAGCCGGCCGTATGAGTTCTTCGCCGCCGAGTACCGCAAGCCGGTCGTCATCGCCGGCTTCGAGCCGCTCGACGTGATGCAGGCGGTCCTGATGCTGATCGCGCAGGTCAATGCCGGCAGGGCGGTGGTCGAGAACGAGTTTGCCCGTGCCGTGACGCGCGACGGCAACCGCAAGGCGCAGCAACTCGTTGCCGAGGTCTTCGAGTTGCGGCGCTCCTTCGCCTGGCGCGGCCTCGGCGAGTTGCCGTACAGCGCGCTGCGCATCCGCAGCGATTTCGCCGACTTCGACGCCGAGCGCCGCTTTCCGATCAGCTATCAGGCGGTGCCGGACCATCCGGCGTGCGAGTGCGGCGCGGTGCTGCGCGGTGCGAGGAGGCCGCAGGACTGCCGCATCTTCGGTAGCGTGTGCACGCCGGAGAACCCGATCGGCTCGTGCATGGTGTCATCGGAAGGCGCCTGTGCCGCGCACTACTCGTTTGGCCGTTTCGCCGACGCAGCGGTGGCGCCGTGA
- a CDS encoding hydrogenase maturation protein: protein MRILLLCHAFNSLSQRLYCELAGHGHALSVEYDIADAVAEEAVALFRPDLIIAPYLRRAIPATIWRRHCCLVVHPGIVGDRGPSALDRAIQDGEREWGVTVLQATGEMDAGPVWASAVFPMRLGRKSSIYRHEVSEAATQAVLRAVERFVAGDFVPAPLAQGATAAGSELRPLLRQRERAIDWQRDDSSRVLARLHAADGFPGVADELFGEPCLLFDAWPEDLLRGGPPGAVIAWRETAILRATVDGAVWIGHVRRCTPADSLKLPATEVFAAQLAGVGEAPLAGSPAACWAAPHRTWQDIRYEEADAVGFLHFEFYNGAMSSRQCRRLLAAYHWVRQRPLQVIVLMGGRDHWSNGIHLQQIEAAESPADESWANINAIDDLAEAIIRTDDRLTIAALQGNCAAGGCFLARAADLVWARAGVILNPHYRNMGNLYGSEYWTYLLPARVGAAAAEAIMQQRLPLSAGAGVAAGLLDACLGGDPDAFRIDVARRARELSLAADLPSRLRAKRACRQADELQRPLASYRAAELAEMERNFYGFDPSYHIARHHFVHKTPHSWTPRHLAVHRELGWTPAP from the coding sequence ATGCGCATCCTGCTGCTCTGTCATGCTTTCAACAGCCTCAGCCAGCGCCTTTACTGCGAGCTGGCCGGGCATGGCCACGCGCTGTCGGTCGAGTACGACATCGCCGATGCGGTGGCCGAGGAGGCGGTGGCGCTCTTCCGCCCGGACCTGATCATCGCGCCTTACCTGCGGCGGGCGATTCCGGCAACCATCTGGCGCCGGCACTGCTGCCTCGTCGTCCATCCGGGAATCGTTGGCGACCGCGGGCCGTCAGCGCTCGACCGGGCGATCCAGGATGGCGAGCGCGAATGGGGTGTGACGGTGCTGCAGGCTACCGGCGAGATGGATGCCGGTCCGGTCTGGGCGTCGGCGGTCTTCCCGATGCGCCTCGGCCGCAAGTCGAGCATCTATCGCCACGAGGTGAGCGAAGCGGCGACGCAGGCGGTGCTGCGCGCGGTCGAGCGTTTCGTGGCCGGTGATTTCGTGCCGGCGCCGCTGGCACAGGGGGCGACGGCTGCCGGCAGCGAACTGCGCCCGCTCCTGCGGCAGCGCGAGCGGGCGATCGACTGGCAGCGCGACGACAGCTCGCGCGTTCTCGCTCGTCTGCATGCTGCCGATGGTTTCCCGGGGGTTGCCGACGAGCTTTTCGGCGAGCCGTGCCTGCTCTTCGATGCCTGGCCGGAAGACCTTCTGCGCGGTGGCCCGCCCGGCGCCGTGATCGCCTGGCGCGAGACGGCGATCCTGCGCGCCACCGTCGATGGCGCGGTGTGGATCGGCCATGTCCGCCGCTGCACGCCGGCGGATTCGCTGAAGCTGCCGGCGACCGAAGTGTTTGCCGCGCAACTGGCGGGCGTCGGCGAAGCGCCGCTGGCCGGCTCGCCCGCCGCCTGCTGGGCGGCGCCGCACCGCACCTGGCAGGACATCCGTTATGAGGAGGCCGATGCCGTCGGCTTCCTGCATTTCGAGTTCTACAACGGGGCGATGAGCAGCCGCCAGTGCCGGCGCCTGCTGGCTGCCTATCACTGGGTCAGGCAGCGGCCACTGCAGGTCATCGTCCTCATGGGCGGGCGCGATCACTGGTCGAACGGCATCCACCTGCAGCAGATCGAGGCCGCCGAATCGCCTGCCGACGAGTCATGGGCGAACATCAACGCCATCGATGATCTCGCCGAGGCGATCATCCGTACCGACGACAGGCTGACGATCGCCGCCCTGCAGGGCAACTGCGCTGCCGGCGGCTGTTTTCTGGCGCGCGCCGCCGACCTCGTCTGGGCTCGCGCGGGCGTGATCCTCAACCCGCACTATCGCAACATGGGCAATCTCTACGGCTCGGAGTACTGGACGTACCTGCTGCCGGCACGGGTTGGCGCCGCGGCGGCAGAAGCGATCATGCAGCAACGGCTGCCGCTGAGCGCCGGCGCCGGTGTCGCGGCCGGCCTGCTCGATGCCTGCCTGGGCGGCGATCCCGACGCCTTTCGCATCGACGTCGCCCGCCGCGCGCGCGAACTCTCGCTGGCAGCCGATCTTCCGAGCCGCCTGCGGGCGAAGCGCGCGTGCCGCCAGGCCGACGAGCTGCAGCGGCCGCTGGCCAGTTACCGTGCCGCCGAACTGGCGGAAATGGAGCGCAACTTCTACGGTTTCGACCCGAGCTACCACATCGCCCGTCACCATTTCGTGCACAAGACGCCGCACTCCTGGACGCCGCGCCATCTGGCGGTCCACCGCGAGCTGGGCTGGACGCCTGCGCCATGA
- the hypE gene encoding hydrogenase expression/formation protein HypE, translating into MMHGSGGRAMAQLIDELFASRLDNPYPGRGNDAAVLPAAVGRLVVSTDSHVVSPLFFPGGDIGCLSVNGTINDVAVMGATPLYLAAGFILEEGFPLADLARIVDSMAQAATAAGVPVVAGDTKVVQRGRGDGVYITTTGVGVVADGEDWSGDRARPGDRIIVSGGIGEHGMAIMAQRESIGFAADIVSDTAPLHGLIAAMRASGADIHVLRDPTRGGVATTLNEIARQSRVGMMLQENAVPLQPQVAAACEFLGLDPLYVANEGKLLAIVAAGDAERLLAAMRAHPLGRHAALIGSVHDDAHCFVQMSTSLGGRRIVDWLSGDQLPRIC; encoded by the coding sequence ATGATGCACGGCAGCGGTGGCCGGGCGATGGCGCAACTGATCGATGAGCTCTTCGCCAGCCGTCTGGACAACCCCTATCCCGGGCGCGGCAACGACGCTGCCGTGTTGCCGGCGGCGGTGGGCCGGCTGGTCGTGTCCACCGACTCGCATGTCGTCTCGCCGTTGTTCTTCCCTGGCGGCGACATCGGTTGCCTGTCGGTGAACGGGACGATCAATGATGTTGCGGTCATGGGCGCGACGCCGCTCTATCTGGCTGCCGGCTTCATCCTCGAGGAAGGTTTCCCGCTCGCCGACCTGGCGCGCATCGTCGACTCGATGGCGCAGGCCGCGACTGCCGCCGGCGTGCCGGTGGTTGCCGGCGACACCAAGGTCGTGCAGCGGGGCAGGGGCGACGGCGTCTACATCACTACCACCGGCGTCGGCGTCGTCGCCGACGGCGAGGACTGGTCCGGCGACCGCGCGCGGCCGGGCGACCGCATCATCGTCTCGGGCGGCATTGGCGAGCACGGCATGGCGATCATGGCGCAGCGCGAAAGCATCGGCTTCGCCGCCGACATCGTCTCCGACACGGCGCCGCTGCATGGTCTGATTGCCGCCATGCGCGCCAGCGGAGCCGACATTCACGTCCTGCGCGACCCGACGCGCGGCGGTGTCGCCACCACCTTGAACGAGATTGCGCGGCAGTCGCGGGTCGGCATGATGCTGCAGGAAAACGCCGTGCCGCTGCAGCCGCAGGTGGCGGCTGCCTGCGAGTTCCTTGGCCTCGATCCGCTCTATGTCGCCAACGAGGGCAAGCTGCTGGCGATCGTTGCCGCTGGCGATGCCGAACGCCTCCTGGCGGCGATGCGCGCGCATCCGCTAGGGCGCCACGCCGCCCTGATCGGCAGTGTGCACGACGATGCGCACTGCTTCGTGCAGATGAGCACGAGCCTTGGCGGACGGCGAATCGTCGACTGGCTGAGCGGCGACCAGTTGCCGCGCATCTGCTGA